Part of the Sandaracinaceae bacterium genome is shown below.
GTGAGCCCTAAGGACATGAAGGTGTTCGCGCTTCGCGACACCCTGGACCACATCTCCGAACGAGCGCTGTCCGACGGGGCACGTCACGTTCCGGCCGGCAGCATTTTCATCGTCGTGCGGGGCATGATCCTCGCGCATACATTCCCGGTGTGTCTCGCTGAACAACCGATGGCGTTCAACCAGGACGTGAAGGCCATCGTGACCAACTCGTCGGTCGATGGACGCTTCCTCGCGCACTGGCTACACGGGCGCTCCGACGCGCTGTTGCGACTGGTCACAGAAGCTACCCACGGCACCAAGCGGATCGACCTCCGGGACCTCCTGGCGCATTCCATCACCCTCCCGCCCCTCCCCGAGCAGCGGCGGATCGCGGAGATCCTCGACACGGTCGATGAGGCGATTCGGAAGACCGAGGAGATCATCACCAAGCTGAAGCAGGTGAAGCAGGGCCTGCTCCACGACCTCCTCACCCGCGGCATCGACGACAACGGCGAGCTACGCGACCCGGACCGCCACCCCGAACAGTTCAAGGACTCCCCCCTCGGGAGGATTCCGAAAGCGTGGGAGCCCGTCGAGCTAGGGGACCTGGTTAGCGCATCTAGGCCCATCGTCTACGGCATCCTCATGCCGGGCCAGGGGCATCCCGGCGGCGTGCCGGTGGTCAAGGTGAAGGACATTAAGAACGGGGTCGTCGCCGCGCACGGGCTGCTGCTAACCAGCCCCGCGATCGACTACCAGTACCGTCGCTCACGTCTCGCCGAGGGCGACCTGCTCTTCACCATCCGAGGAACCGTCGGTCGAACGGCCTTCGTCCCCTCTCGTCTTCATGACGCCAACATCACCCAGGACACAGCGCGCATTGGGCTCGTTCGCGGCAACCCCGACTTCGTGCGCGAGTACTTGTCCATGCCCCGGCCCCGAGGATTCATCGAGACGCACACCATCGGAGTTGCAGTGAAGGGTATCAACCTCCGCGATGTGCGACGCATCCCATTGGCGCTCCCCGCACAGGCAGAGGCTGACGGGATCGCATCTCGCCTGCTCGGGATCCGCCGACGGGTCGCGATGGAAAGAGCCCAGGCCTCGAAACTCCGACTCCTCAAGCATGGCCTGATGGAAGACCTCCTCAGCGGCAGCATCCGGGTCACGGCGTTATTGGAGGAGCCGGCGGAATGAACGGCGGTTCCGAGTGGGGCGAGGTCGAGGGCCCCGCCCTCGACCAGCTCTCGTCGATGGATGTGGTCATGGACCTAGACGAGCCCTCCGCAGCCGGGGGCGGGTGGTTTCACCTGGCCGTGGCCCGCACCCTGCTGACCCCTTCAAGCGAGCATGTCGAATGACCACGGAGCATTTCTTTTCCGAGGCGGAGCGGCGTCTCATCGAGGAGTGGCCCGACGTGCTGGGGCGAATCGCGATCGTGTCTCGGCAGAAGCCAACGCCGTTCTTTCGCGCCCTTCGTGCCAAGGACCTTGCGACGATGAAGCGCTGGGTACATCCGGATGACGATCCGTTCCCAGCCGGCGTGTGGCTTCGAGACAGTGAAGGCAGATCGCTCTCGTCCAATCCCATCGACTGCATCCGTGAGTGCGTGCTGGATACCTTCCGGCTGAGAATGAACAGCGGCGACATGACCCGGCACCGCGGCAAGGCCGAGACCGCAACCTACATCCTCGTCTATCTGTGTCGCCGCCGAGCGCTCGCATGGAACCTGCTGAGGATCTTCGTGCCGCTCCTTCGCCCTGGGGCCCTCGATGAGCAGACCCAGGGCCAGCTCGAGTTCATGTTCATCGAACATGCATGGCCCGCGGTGTTCGATTTCGACGATCTGGCCGAGCCCAGGGCTGCCGAGTTTGTGAGTGCGCCGTCGGAACCGTTCGACTGGCCAGACAGCCTGAACTCGTTGGGTGATGGGGAGCGCGCAACGATGCTGGAGTACGCCGGGCTCGCTCCGCTTGCCGACCCGGCACGTCCGGCGATCGCCCCGTGGAACGAGCGTTGGTTCAACCTCGAATGGCTCTGGACCGAATCAGCGGAGCGCCCGCCCGCTCACGCGCTCCGAACCCTCATGGAATCTATGGGTCGTAGGGGCAGGGAATGAACGGCGGTCCCGAATGGGCCGAAGTCGAGGAGCCCTTCCTGGACCAGCTCGCTTCGATGGGATGGAAGATCGTCACCGGGAACGTGGACGACCCATCGGCGACGGGACGGGAGTCGTTTCGTGAGGCCCTCATGAAGCAGGACCTCCGCAAGGCTATCGCGCGGATCAATCTCCGTGACGGTGAGCCGTGGCTCGACGACGCTCGGCTCTCCCAGGCGGTCAGCGAACTCGACCGCATCGGCCACCAGAAGCTGATCGAGGCCAACCAAGAAGCGACCCGCTTGCTCCTCGAGGGCGTCCAGGTCGCGGGCCTCGAAGGCTGGGATGGCGGTCGCGACAGGACGATCCACTTCATCGATTGGGACCGCCCCGAGAACAACACCTTCATCGCCATCAACCAGTTCAAGGTGGACTGCCCCGGGGGGCAGGCGAAGGGCTCCATCCGGCCTGACATCACGCTCTTCATCAACGGCATCCCGGTCGTCGTCGTGGAAGCCAAGAGCCCTGGCATCTCAGAGCCGATTCCCGCCGCAGTAGACCAGCTCCGCCGCTACCACAACGCACGGACGACCGCGGGAGAGGTGGAGGACGCGGAGGGCAACGAGCGACTCTTCCATACGAACCAGTTCCTCATCGCGACCAGCTACG
Proteins encoded:
- a CDS encoding restriction endonuclease subunit S; this translates as MPRHEGWKEWSLRDIGEWRSGGTPSKGRPDYWNGSVPWVSPKDMKVFALRDTLDHISERALSDGARHVPAGSIFIVVRGMILAHTFPVCLAEQPMAFNQDVKAIVTNSSVDGRFLAHWLHGRSDALLRLVTEATHGTKRIDLRDLLAHSITLPPLPEQRRIAEILDTVDEAIRKTEEIITKLKQVKQGLLHDLLTRGIDDNGELRDPDRHPEQFKDSPLGRIPKAWEPVELGDLVSASRPIVYGILMPGQGHPGGVPVVKVKDIKNGVVAAHGLLLTSPAIDYQYRRSRLAEGDLLFTIRGTVGRTAFVPSRLHDANITQDTARIGLVRGNPDFVREYLSMPRPRGFIETHTIGVAVKGINLRDVRRIPLALPAQAEADGIASRLLGIRRRVAMERAQASKLRLLKHGLMEDLLSGSIRVTALLEEPAE